A single Struthio camelus isolate bStrCam1 chromosome 6, bStrCam1.hap1, whole genome shotgun sequence DNA region contains:
- the LOC104144908 gene encoding uncharacterized protein isoform X3 produces MHRMPHYKDTFIHTKATTGSLCCVLPQSEDVTEELSEEESRIVQQAQRTALEVMEDTLKKDQVLIKNLKDVVVLDRGSKGDGCWVERYAMLTEKLLRRLILQLEQAAFQKNPCKARSYAYVKKNTPDRTIYLCPLFWQAPRELEKDSQPGTLIHEASHFLGLHDITYTTASFQVGTGGAVIWTDSCTPVFESLRKALLNANSIEYEFEIVLKHQEPYQGDRYACCGETVRNSICENAVPRSSFSHGPTESSAVRRSTIGDTVRLSLLPARDAMRRCLWDVWKVAEAVDKCHRGAMVASITGGAVGMAGGVAAVAGLLLSPTMLGTSLVLCAVGFGLSTVGGLISATATISDSVNSLVKKGKVETLMKEFQRQVEIFTSSLEPFERARGLLDFLGQDESAEVILGVFRVVGGLGRSILNVISMVKAIAVLAGTSHAVNFAGTATHILVGLSLALDLFFVTKDSVHFHHGARSELAKSIHAAVATLEREFNIIDEFCEKINMILEEQE; encoded by the exons ATGCACAG GATGCCCCACTACAAAGACACCTTCATCCACACCAAGGCCACAACCGGGAGCTTGTGCTGTGTCCTGCCCCAGAGTGAAGATGTGACAGAAGAGCTGAgtgaggaggagagcaggattgTGCAGCAAGCCCAACGCACAGCCCTGGAGGTGATGGAGGACACGTTGAAGAAGGACCAGGTCCTGATAAAAAACCTCAAGgatgtggttgtgctggacaGGGGGAGCAAGGGGGACGGCTGCTGGGTGGAGCGCTACGCCATGCTCACAGAGAAGCTGCTCCGGCGACTCATCTTGCAGCTCGAGCAGGCGGCCTTCCAGAAGAACCCCTGCAAGGCCAGGTCCTACGCCTACGTGAAGAAAAACACCCCGGACCGAACCATTTACCTGTGCCCGCTCTTCTGGCAGGCCCCCAGGGAGCTGGAGAAAGACTCGCAGCCCGGGACGCTCATCCACGAAGCCTCCCACTTCCTGGGTTTGCATGACATCACCTACACCACGGCCAGCTTCCAGGTGGGCACCGGAGGTGCCGTCATATGGACGGACTCGTGCACTCCCGTCTTTGAGTCTCTCAGGAAAGCGCTGCTGAACGCCAACAGCATCGAGTATGAGTTTGAGATCGTGCTGAAGCACCAGGAGCCCTACCAGGGCGACCGCTATGCCTGCTGCGGGGAGACAGTGAGGAACTCCATCTGTGAGAACGCCGTGCCCCGAAGCAGCTTCTCCCATGGGCCCACAGAGAG CTCGGCTGTGAGGAGGAGCACCATCGGGGACACGGTgaggctctccctgctgccagccAGGGATGCCATGAGGAGATGCTTATGGGACGTCTGGAAAGTGGCGGAGGCCGTGGACAAGTGTCACAGAGGAGCGATGGTAGCGAGCATCACCGGCGGGGCGGTGGGCATGGCAGGGGGAGTAGCAGCTGtggctgggctgctgctgtcccCCACCATGCTGGGCACTTCCTTGGTCCTGTGTGCAGTGGGATTTGGCCTTTCCACAGTCGGGGGGCTCATCAGCGCCACCGCTACCATCAGCGACAGCGTGAACAGCCTGGTCAAGAAGGGCAAGGTGGAAACGCTCATGAAGGAGTTTCAGAGGCAGGTAGAAATTTTCACAAGCAGCCTGGAGCCCTTCGAGAGGGCGAGGGGGCTGCTGGACTTCCTTGGGCAGGACGAGAGCGCGGAGGTCATCCTGGGGGTGTTTCGGGTGGTGGGAGGGCTCGGCCGCAGCATCCTCAACGTCATCAGCATGGTGAAGGCCATTGCGGTGCTGGCCGGGACCAGCCATGCCGTCAACTTTGCAGGGACAGCTACCCACATCCTTGTGGGCCTGTCCCTGGCTCTAGACCTGTTCTTTGTCACGAAGGACTCGGTTCACTTCCACCATGGGGCACGGTCGGAGCTGGCAAAGAGCATCCATGCAGCAGTTGCTACGCTAGAGAGAGAGTTCAACATCATTGATGAATTCTGTGAGAAAATAAACATGATTTTAGAGGAGCAGgagtga
- the LOC104144908 gene encoding apolipoprotein L3 isoform X2 gives MPHYKDTFIHTKATTGSLCCVLPQSEDVTEELSEEESRIVQQAQRTALEVMEDTLKKDQAPRELEKDSQPGTLIHEASHFLGLHDITYTTASFQVGTGGAVIWTDSCTPVFESLRKALLNANSIEYEFEIVLKHQEPYQGDRYACCGETVRNSICENAVPRSSFSHGPTESSAVRRSTIGDTVRLSLLPARDAMRRCLWDVWKVAEAVDKCHRGAMVASITGGAVGMAGGVAAVAGLLLSPTMLGTSLVLCAVGFGLSTVGGLISATATISDSVNSLVKKGKVETLMKEFQRQVEIFTSSLEPFERARGLLDFLGQDESAEVILGVFRVVGGLGRSILNVISMVKAIAVLAGTSHAVNFAGTATHILVGLSLALDLFFVTKDSVHFHHGARSELAKSIHAAVATLEREFNIIDEFCEKINMILEEQE, from the exons ATGCCCCACTACAAAGACACCTTCATCCACACCAAGGCCACAACCGGGAGCTTGTGCTGTGTCCTGCCCCAGAGTGAAGATGTGACAGAAGAGCTGAgtgaggaggagagcaggattgTGCAGCAAGCCCAACGCACAGCCCTGGAGGTGATGGAGGACACGTTGAAGAAGGACCAG GCCCCCAGGGAGCTGGAGAAAGACTCGCAGCCCGGGACGCTCATCCACGAAGCCTCCCACTTCCTGGGTTTGCATGACATCACCTACACCACGGCCAGCTTCCAGGTGGGCACCGGAGGTGCCGTCATATGGACGGACTCGTGCACTCCCGTCTTTGAGTCTCTCAGGAAAGCGCTGCTGAACGCCAACAGCATCGAGTATGAGTTTGAGATCGTGCTGAAGCACCAGGAGCCCTACCAGGGCGACCGCTATGCCTGCTGCGGGGAGACAGTGAGGAACTCCATCTGTGAGAACGCCGTGCCCCGAAGCAGCTTCTCCCATGGGCCCACAGAGAG CTCGGCTGTGAGGAGGAGCACCATCGGGGACACGGTgaggctctccctgctgccagccAGGGATGCCATGAGGAGATGCTTATGGGACGTCTGGAAAGTGGCGGAGGCCGTGGACAAGTGTCACAGAGGAGCGATGGTAGCGAGCATCACCGGCGGGGCGGTGGGCATGGCAGGGGGAGTAGCAGCTGtggctgggctgctgctgtcccCCACCATGCTGGGCACTTCCTTGGTCCTGTGTGCAGTGGGATTTGGCCTTTCCACAGTCGGGGGGCTCATCAGCGCCACCGCTACCATCAGCGACAGCGTGAACAGCCTGGTCAAGAAGGGCAAGGTGGAAACGCTCATGAAGGAGTTTCAGAGGCAGGTAGAAATTTTCACAAGCAGCCTGGAGCCCTTCGAGAGGGCGAGGGGGCTGCTGGACTTCCTTGGGCAGGACGAGAGCGCGGAGGTCATCCTGGGGGTGTTTCGGGTGGTGGGAGGGCTCGGCCGCAGCATCCTCAACGTCATCAGCATGGTGAAGGCCATTGCGGTGCTGGCCGGGACCAGCCATGCCGTCAACTTTGCAGGGACAGCTACCCACATCCTTGTGGGCCTGTCCCTGGCTCTAGACCTGTTCTTTGTCACGAAGGACTCGGTTCACTTCCACCATGGGGCACGGTCGGAGCTGGCAAAGAGCATCCATGCAGCAGTTGCTACGCTAGAGAGAGAGTTCAACATCATTGATGAATTCTGTGAGAAAATAAACATGATTTTAGAGGAGCAGgagtga
- the LOC104144908 gene encoding uncharacterized protein isoform X1, which translates to MPHYKDTFIHTKATTGSLCCVLPQSEDVTEELSEEESRIVQQAQRTALEVMEDTLKKDQVLIKNLKDVVVLDRGSKGDGCWVERYAMLTEKLLRRLILQLEQAAFQKNPCKARSYAYVKKNTPDRTIYLCPLFWQAPRELEKDSQPGTLIHEASHFLGLHDITYTTASFQVGTGGAVIWTDSCTPVFESLRKALLNANSIEYEFEIVLKHQEPYQGDRYACCGETVRNSICENAVPRSSFSHGPTESSAVRRSTIGDTVRLSLLPARDAMRRCLWDVWKVAEAVDKCHRGAMVASITGGAVGMAGGVAAVAGLLLSPTMLGTSLVLCAVGFGLSTVGGLISATATISDSVNSLVKKGKVETLMKEFQRQVEIFTSSLEPFERARGLLDFLGQDESAEVILGVFRVVGGLGRSILNVISMVKAIAVLAGTSHAVNFAGTATHILVGLSLALDLFFVTKDSVHFHHGARSELAKSIHAAVATLEREFNIIDEFCEKINMILEEQE; encoded by the exons ATGCCCCACTACAAAGACACCTTCATCCACACCAAGGCCACAACCGGGAGCTTGTGCTGTGTCCTGCCCCAGAGTGAAGATGTGACAGAAGAGCTGAgtgaggaggagagcaggattgTGCAGCAAGCCCAACGCACAGCCCTGGAGGTGATGGAGGACACGTTGAAGAAGGACCAGGTCCTGATAAAAAACCTCAAGgatgtggttgtgctggacaGGGGGAGCAAGGGGGACGGCTGCTGGGTGGAGCGCTACGCCATGCTCACAGAGAAGCTGCTCCGGCGACTCATCTTGCAGCTCGAGCAGGCGGCCTTCCAGAAGAACCCCTGCAAGGCCAGGTCCTACGCCTACGTGAAGAAAAACACCCCGGACCGAACCATTTACCTGTGCCCGCTCTTCTGGCAGGCCCCCAGGGAGCTGGAGAAAGACTCGCAGCCCGGGACGCTCATCCACGAAGCCTCCCACTTCCTGGGTTTGCATGACATCACCTACACCACGGCCAGCTTCCAGGTGGGCACCGGAGGTGCCGTCATATGGACGGACTCGTGCACTCCCGTCTTTGAGTCTCTCAGGAAAGCGCTGCTGAACGCCAACAGCATCGAGTATGAGTTTGAGATCGTGCTGAAGCACCAGGAGCCCTACCAGGGCGACCGCTATGCCTGCTGCGGGGAGACAGTGAGGAACTCCATCTGTGAGAACGCCGTGCCCCGAAGCAGCTTCTCCCATGGGCCCACAGAGAG CTCGGCTGTGAGGAGGAGCACCATCGGGGACACGGTgaggctctccctgctgccagccAGGGATGCCATGAGGAGATGCTTATGGGACGTCTGGAAAGTGGCGGAGGCCGTGGACAAGTGTCACAGAGGAGCGATGGTAGCGAGCATCACCGGCGGGGCGGTGGGCATGGCAGGGGGAGTAGCAGCTGtggctgggctgctgctgtcccCCACCATGCTGGGCACTTCCTTGGTCCTGTGTGCAGTGGGATTTGGCCTTTCCACAGTCGGGGGGCTCATCAGCGCCACCGCTACCATCAGCGACAGCGTGAACAGCCTGGTCAAGAAGGGCAAGGTGGAAACGCTCATGAAGGAGTTTCAGAGGCAGGTAGAAATTTTCACAAGCAGCCTGGAGCCCTTCGAGAGGGCGAGGGGGCTGCTGGACTTCCTTGGGCAGGACGAGAGCGCGGAGGTCATCCTGGGGGTGTTTCGGGTGGTGGGAGGGCTCGGCCGCAGCATCCTCAACGTCATCAGCATGGTGAAGGCCATTGCGGTGCTGGCCGGGACCAGCCATGCCGTCAACTTTGCAGGGACAGCTACCCACATCCTTGTGGGCCTGTCCCTGGCTCTAGACCTGTTCTTTGTCACGAAGGACTCGGTTCACTTCCACCATGGGGCACGGTCGGAGCTGGCAAAGAGCATCCATGCAGCAGTTGCTACGCTAGAGAGAGAGTTCAACATCATTGATGAATTCTGTGAGAAAATAAACATGATTTTAGAGGAGCAGgagtga